The window TtgccttctttccttttctcccccactctgtcATTCGCTATAGTTCATGGCACGATCACGCGTAGAGGCTTCGCATTGTACCGACGATGAGTTCTGCCTGCTCCGCGTCCAGCTGGTCCgggtcgccgccgcggaggcgcGTGAGACAGGTGCTTATGGCCGCGACAATGTTCGTGCGCACGGCGctcgaggtgctgctcgagaCGACAACGACCAGCACCGGGATGTTGGCGGAGAGCGAGTCGTACAGGTACGACACCAGGCTGTGATAGCCGCcttcctcttcgttttcGTCGTCTGTGACGAAGAAGTACGACTCGACGTAGCGGCATGCCGCCTTGCCGACGAtgggcggcagcgcctcgctcgGGATCAGCTCCGCCGGTGGGCTAAACGAGAAAGGTGCCTCAGTcgccagctgctgtcgctgctctcggcgctcctgcagagCCTTGGCGAGGGCCGTGAAATACACCTCTAGCTCCTCACTGCGAAAGAGCCCGTTAGGGAACCGTGGGTCAGCGCACTGGCACAGCACCACGCGACGCGTCTTGCACACCCGCAGCGTCTGCACGCGGTAGATGGCCATGTTGTTTGCTGCCAGCCACACGGCTGGCTCTACGTTGGGAATGCGCACGGGGAAGCTGTCGTCCCACACGATCACGGCGGGAAGGCGGCTCTTCGTCCCCTTTGCTATCTCCGCAGTTGATGTCGCGGCCCTCTTTTCGGTCTGCATGTGCGCGTCCCACTCCTCCATGAGGGTGGGAATGGCGTCGAGCACGAGCTGCAGCCTATGCGTTGTCTCAAGAGCCTCGGGTAGGCGCTCAAGGGGGTTCCCGCTCAACCGAACGTGCCGCAGACACGGCGCCGCGAGGACAGACACCACCTCGCGAtggctgctgcctctgcgtcCGCACAGGCTTGTTGAGCAGACTGGAGACGATACTACAGCAGACCCAGGCACCGCTACGATGGTCGACCCAGGGGGCATCGTTGTTGCTCGCGTTGGTGTTCTGAGCTTGACGGGGGTCGACTCTGCTACATTGACGATGGTAGTGCCGACGCTGGTTATGGCGTTGTGGTGCAGACTCATCCGCTCCAGGAACGGCGCCCTTGTGACCAGTGAGCCAGGGATGGCGTCGATGCGGTTGTGCGAGAGGTCGAGACGCACGAGACGTGGTGCGACCAGGACCTCGTTTGGAAACGTTTCAAGTCGGTTGAAGGTGACGATGATTTCCGTGAGCAACGAAAAGGtggagaggcgcagcggcgcaaggCACACAAGTGCGTTGTGACTTAGTTGTAGCTCGCCAGTGACCTGATGGAGTCTGTTCAGCTTTTCCAACGTCGCGGGGGCAGTGAGAGTAACGTACGTCAGCTCCAACTTGGGGTCCTGCGAGAAGAGCTGATGTTCTACAAATTCTTCtaccacagccgccgcctcttcgtGACCAGCGCGACAGCCAaccaggtggcggccggcacactcttcgtcctctccgtcgctgccgctgccgtcgctaGCACCGTACGTGTCGCCGCTCTTCACGTCGTACGGCTCACCCTGCACCGCGCCagaaccaccaccaccaccaccaccgctggtcTGCTCGTCGATACCGGTGTGGCGGAccgtctccacctccttcctgCGCACGCGGCgaagcgcacgcacgccgtAGAAGCAGTCTTTAAGGTGTTTGCCTCGGTGTACTGAGTCCAGCGCCTTGTCGTACAGCTCTGCGAGCGAtgagagctgctgctgattttggtgttgttgttgctgcacCACTGCGTTCTCACCGCTAGCCGCGAAGAACGGGtgccgtgccgctgcaggGAGCAGCAGTCGCTTGCTCAAATCCTTCTCCAGCATCTGCGTGAGCAAGTTGTGTAGGCGCTCATCGCCGGTTTCCGGAACTGCGACAGGGCCCTTgcccatcagcagcgatcgGTGCTGAACAAAAGACGTGGTCGACACCGGCAGCGTACCGCACGCCATCTCGCAGACTGTGAGCGCAAAGGCCCAACTGTCGACAACTTCGCCGGACACCTCTTCGCCGCGCACCTGCTCTGGACAGCTGAACGCCGGCGTTCCTTCCGCTAGCTTTGTGCGGATCTGGCTGTTGCAGGTGCCGAAGTCAGCGATCTTGACGACACCGTCGCGGTCAACCAGACAGTTCGCCGGCTTGATGTCGCGGTGGTAGAGAAACTCGGAatgcaggtgcagcagcccaCGAAGGATGTCGGCGCCGTACTGGCGCACCTGCTCGAGAGGCAGCGCCGGGGCACCAGGGGCATGAATAGGGCCCTTCTCGCAATACTCCATGATTATGTACACCTTCTGTGAGTCCACGTCCTCGATCACTTCCTTCAGCTTCGTCACGTTGGGGTGGTCAATGAACTTCATGACGGCAATCTCTCTCAGCAGATCATCTTCGTTCATGCCTGCCATGGCGGCCTTGAACCGGCTGCGGCCGAGGTTGATGCCGGACTGCGCCGCTTTCTTCTGCCGCCGGAGTATCTTCAGCGCAAAGAGTTCCCGCGTGTGAATGTGCTGAACCAACTTCACCTTGGCGTACGAGCCATGTCCgagctgccgcaccacgaCATAGTCGTTGATGACCTTGTTACCACCGCTGTTGCGCGTCTTGGTGACCAAAGCCCCTTCGTGCGCCGAGTTGGAGCGCGACTTGCGCTGGAAGCGCTTCAGTTCGTGCTcgtgcggcagcgcagggcCGGACACCAGTACGAGAGCGGCGGACTCAAATGGCAATGGCTTACAGCTACCGTGCTCCTCCCccgtcgccgccatcgctgctgagAGGGATGATGCCCTCTCCACGGCGTCCTCTggctcctgctgctggatAAAGCACTCCTGACAAAGAATGTAGTCGCACTGATCGCAGCGGTACACCGGTTCAGCATCATCGATGGAACGTTTACACTTGGTGCAGGGGTGATAGAAGAGGCAGCTcacaccgccatcgccggacagagagaagataGAGTCCCCGCCAAAGGTTCGGCTCGAGCTACAGTGGTTGTCCTGGATGGAGAGCATCGCGTGCGCCGGGTTGTGCACGGCCCGCACCGCTTTGAGGTCGAAGCGGCAGTCTTCGCACAGGAAAAAGTCATCGCAGACTTCACAGGCAAAAGAGACGGTGGCGTTTCGGCAGAGCGCACACTCGCGCGGCTGATTGCAAAATACAGCAAGTCCGTTgttgcatcgctgctgatcgAGCCGCTCAGCGTGGATGGCCCTGCCCATGGCGTAGTCGTTCTGTGGTCGACTGCTGCCGGCCTCACCAGTGGTGAGGCCGGTAAAGACGGGCGACCCCCCTAAGATATCTCGCCCAaagtcgctgccgctggagagGGCGTGGGGGTTATTAGGGGTGTCGGCCAGACTCAGGAGACTCACAGTGCTCTGCGAATGCttgtgggagagagagatccCTTTCGGGGACGCACTGCGCTGCCCAAGACGGACGCCGATGCAAAAGCTTCCTAATGGTACCATCGTACCGTGACTGACACCGCTATGTCCGGGTACCATTGTCATCGAGAGTTGGATGCCGCAGTCCCTTGGCGTGTTCTTTTCCTTATCCGACTCGATGCCGAAGCCGCCATCGCTGATGTCGGGGGTCTGAATTTGGTGCCGTtcctgcgacggcggtgcggcagtgCCGGAGGTGGATGCACTGGGGCCAGAGGAGCTGGGCTTTGCATACCTAAGGCGCTTCGGCGAGGAGATAGAGACGCGTGCGATGGTCGTGGCAGCGCCTTGCGGAgacaccgccgcctgcgTAAGCAGGAGCTGCGTCTGTTTGGAGTCAGGAGGGATGGTAGCGATCGTTATGGGGCTCAAGTGGCGGCCACGGCCACCCTCGCTCATTCGCCGCTGCATAACcaccaaggaggaggggctAGCCGTGGTAGAGGTGGGCTCTTTTTCATCGAGGCCACCAGCCTCTGCGTGGCTGTCAGTGCTAACCAGACTGTGCCGTGGGAAGGTGAGGCGGGTGCGCGTACTCTTCTCTGTTAGCGGGGACACGACCACCCCTTCATCCACATCGCTGCTGGCCCCGACTTTCGAGAGTGGGTTTGGGTAGTGGAGGACGCCGATGGCTCTGTCGTGCACCCGATCCTCCGTGTCGTTGCTGCACCTGATGCGGTTGGGATTCTTGCTATCTACTGTACATACGCCATTTGTGTTCACCTTGCTGCTATTCGTGTGATCTAAGACGACCTGGTTGCTGGATCGGCTCGTCGAGTCGAAGTACCTCTTCGGCGGCGCATCCTTACCCGTCTCCCGCGAGGCCTGCGTGGAGCCGCTACAGCCcattcttcttcttctctttacTCGCGTAGATGGCGGAAGctaagagggaggagggcgcaaGATGATCTATACACACGCAGATACTCGCTCACACGAGATCCAGCTCttgcacacgtgtgcggcgGTaatggggtgggtgggaagAAATGGATGCCTATTTAGCGCCTCCCAAATACTTCCGCGCCGACTACTGTGAGgacctcttcctctgcactGGTACGGCTGCGCTTCCTTTGGTGTTCTTCGTAGTGGTCTCCTGTGGAGGAGCGAGCCAGCCAGGTATGCGAGTGCCGTAGCGTGGATGTGCGCCGGCTTTCGCTCGTACGTATGCCTGTGTGCTTGGCTGAACTAAtctcacgtgtgtgtgtgtgggtgtgtggatgggtgtgtgtgggtgtgagtgtAGGCTGAGCattgcttctctcccttttcttcccaGCGATGGAGCTGTTAGTGGttagagaggggggaaagagagagggaggagggattGCACGGTGGTGAGGGGCGGGGCCGAGTGCgaaggggtgggtgggtgaggggcATGACAGTGTGTCAATGCAGCCAAAAGTTCATTCTAGTAGAACATGTGCACGCAACAGGTGCATGGATGTACTTGTCTGGAGGAACAGCATCGGAAGCGGCGCGaccgtttctcttctcccgccTACGGCTGCTTGTGCTCGTTCGTAGTATTGGCACTGAGAGAGTGCGCGACAGCTagagagaacaacagcgaaggagaagatgacAGGGAGCTGATGCTgttgaagagagggagagaaagagtgaggaggtgtgtatgtgtgtgaggaAGCAGCAACATCTTAGCCTGGATCGACGGGAGATACAGCAAAACAGGAACCGCTACGTGGATAGTGTGTACATCCatcacccttctctctcgctgacACCTGCAATCCCCAACGCACCCATGCCAAACGTTTGCGACGGCAACCGGCATCCGCACCCAAGAAgcgatctctctctctccatgtgCACAGCAGCTCAGGCATTGTTCTTCAGGAgcctcctcacctctttGAGCGGCCACCAGTCAGGTAAGTGTGTCTGCACCGGCGTGCCATTCTTCAGCTGCAGTCCCGGCACCGTGTGAGTTGCCTTGTCCACATagcggaggcgaagaaggccaACGCCGACTTGGCCGCACACGCCCGTCACCACACCGATCTTTTCCTTTGAAGCTGAGTAGAGGGGCTCCCCTATCTCTACCGGCCGCGTTGTcgcgacggcgccgtcgtcagtggtggtgctcacCGCTGGGGGCCCCCCACTCGCGGGGCCGAAGTGGAGCGGCACCGTCCGCTTTCGCGTCACGAGCATGACGTGGGTTCGGTGCGTGAGCTCCTGCCCAAGGTAGCACCCCTTGTGAAAGCTGACGCCCTTTAGGAAGTCCAAATTCCCTTCGAACGGGAGGCTCTTGTTCTTGAACACACCCGGCCCCTCACCGATGCCCCGGCTGTACAGGAGTGTCGTGTAGGGGTcgacagaggagagcggaggggCCCACGTGGCGGGCACGACGCACCTCCGCAGAAACCAGTTAAGTGGCGTCGCGACAGAGTCGGTGGCGGGTGgtagggaggaggtgggaggaggcCCCGTCACGAatgtcgccgctgcatctTCTGAATCCGACGCAGGCTTGCAGTAGGGCGATGGCGATTGTGGAAATAGCGCATTATTGCGTGGATCGGCGAAGCACTCAGTgtgccgctcctccagcgtctttgaggacgacgacgtgaCGGAGCTCACCCTCGCATCACTGCTACTCCCAACATTACTGCTGCGTTGCGCATCTGCGCCAGTGGGCGGAGCTGCGGACGTCTCCTCCAAGGCGGCTAGCACAACGAGCTCTTTGCCGACATCATCGATGTGAACCTTCTTGCGCATCTTCATCTCCGTCAGGTGGTCAAGCAGCTCGGCTACACTGCTCTCATGCACGTCAACGAGGATGGAGGCCTGTCTCTCGTGGAGCTGCTTGCACTGGTACAAGTGCGCGTCGCACAGGACGCGGCCAGTGAAGTAGAGAAAACACCCATACATGCTGCCATTAGGGTGCAGTTCGTGGAGGTCGTTGGTGAAGATGCCTTGCAGAAATTCATGCGCGTCCgtgccacgcacacgcagaatGCGGCGACTCGGCAGCCGACACACAAATGGCGCGAGCGGCTTCATTTCTGCACTGATGTTGAGTGCGCtacgagagaaagggaaggaggcgcAAGGGAGGCGCTACGATGGTTCTGGACAGGGATAAGACGTCTTCAACTTCAGCTTCACACGTGCACCGCGTCTgctcctctgtctctctctttgcgtgtACGTGCAGAGGTGGAAAAGGAAGGGCCACAGTAGTTCCTGTAAGACCCcctgtgcgcctctctttcaAGGATACtgcgaggaaggagagggagagagggggtaggAGATGGACTAAGTAGctcagaggtggtggtggtggtaaaGCGACTGCGTCGCACGTAGGCACCCACAGACGTGCGGAACACACTGGCGGACACACGATCAGCTTCTGGAATGATGCCCATCGGTGGTTTTCATCTTTTCCACTCCACGACTGCTAGCGAGGAGGGTTGAGGAAGCGATTGTTGCGTGAAGCACAACGCATGCAAAGTAGAGATGTCCACGAGGGGGACACGGCAGATAAACACGACTCATCATtccacagcagcgtcatTCTCCTCATcaatggcagcagtggtccACCCGTTCTCTCCGTTTGCTCTCCAGACCGTCCCAGCAGCGGAGGACGTTGCGCTGCCCCGCTCCGACTTCTGCCCTGTTGTCGTGTTACCCTGCGCTATTCCCCTCTGCGCTACGAAGAGCAGGCAAAGGCTACGCCGGAGCTGCGTTATCATGTCTCATCCCTTTCTCTGACGGTGTCTGCGAGCTCACACACAGGGCACCGACACTCAAAGCCGTAGTAGTCCTTCAGgtagcgccgccgccgtcgcgcggcagcggcgcatgcCTGCTCCCCAAAGTCCTCGACACAGATGTAGCTGGTGAAGAGCTGCTCGCCGGCTTCGATCGCTCGCAGCGCCACTACCGACGCCGCCACAGGTCCCATGGTGGGCTGAAAGCGCACGTTTGGCGCACAGCTGTGGTTGAGCTTCGTGGCGACATTGTAGAGggccacaccagcagcatgAAGGGAAATCCCTCCACCGGGACCTCGCGCCCCCTTTGCCCCTACTGCGGCCTCGGCCCTTCCAGCGTTGACTCCGTGAAAGAGTGTATACAGGCGTTCGAGCAGCACGACCGAGTTAGCCACCTGCGCGGTGGTGCCATCTTCGCGACTCGCCACCTTAAGTGCGTCCGTAcccgccgcgtcgctgcgctCCGCCTTGCTTTGCAGCCACCGACACCACAGTGTGTAGAGAGGGCTGGCGATGACGTACATGTGGACGTTCGCATTCGTCAGCCAGTACAGCTGTAGGTAAAGCTGGAGGGGAAAGGCTGTGCACTGCGCCACGGCGAGGGCGTCGGTGACCCACTCCAACACCTGCTTCTCGCTGGTAGTCCCAGGGGACGGCGGCGAGCGGCGCTCCAGCGCTGGGTAGAGTGGATACAACAATGACAACCCTGTCGAGTCAGTACCCCTCGCGCCCGTTGCCGTGATCGCCATTGTCGTGTACTCCTCCGCACAGGAAAGTAGCCACCACCATGTCAGCAGGTGCCAACTGAACCTCAGCAGCGAGCGCTGCTCCGTGGAGAGGAGCTGCATGGCACCCTCTGCGTAGCACCTCAGCATGTCCTCCAGTCGAGTGCGGAAGGCCGGGGCGACGGTGTCCCCCAACCATGCTACAAAGCTCTGCGGTTGCGGCAGAGACGTACTTGATACGGATGTCGAAGCCAGTGTGAAGCGCAGGTGCTTAGCCAGAAGAAGGGTGAGCAGCCAAACCCGCTCGTTGCAGCGACGCGCGATGGagtgaagggaggagagtgcgTCAAGCCGCGTTGGCCACGCACTCAGCCGCAAGGCGACCGATGGTGGGTGTTGTGCGAAGTGGACGATGTCATCAGCAGTGGGGTAGCGGAGCATCAAGACCCATGGCGCATGTGCTGACAGCGGTGACGGCGAGGctgtcgcagccgcagaagcCATCCAATCCTCTGCACGGTCAAGTGCCGCGTCGCTCACGGGCGGGtggccgtgctgcagcgaggtCAGAACAAAGCGCTTTCCCTCCTCGGTAAGGCTGTGCTTCTCACAGGCAGGGGTGCAGAAGTACACACAGTGACGCCGCCCTGCCACATCCACCTCCGTCAAGTACGAGCGTGGActtgcagcggcggcggctgacTCGCTTGTCTTCTTCACAGGGGGTGCTGGCAGGGACACGTCAGTCGGTGCTTCCCCGGGTGCCTGGGCGAGATGCTGCACATTCGCATCGCAGATCAGCTTCCACATCGAAGGGTCAGGCGTCTGCGTTAGGGGAGTCATGTCGTTGTTCGTGTTTCCTGGTGAGGTGCTGCCAAGCCGTACGTCGCTGCTTCCATCCAGCTCCTGCAACACGCCATCGAGCCGGTCACACTCTTCTCGCAAGAACGCCAGCAGTGGTGTCCCGCacccgaagcagcagcgcaaacACTGTAGCTTCTCTTCCGTCGAGGTCCCCGTCTCAGGCACGCGCTTGTTGCGGCTGCCCTGTTCAACATCGCCAGTGGAGACAGAAGGAGCCCAATGGCCTGGCTGCCGCCATGAAGAGCTGTGTATTGCAGGGAGCTCACGCTGCACGGCGCTATAGATATCCCCTGCTTCCTCGCCAACCGTCTTGCTGGTGTTTTCGGCAGACACGGATTCGTCTGCGTGGCTTTGCGTCCCAGCTGGGCAGGTGTTCCACGTCTTGTAAGACTGCGCAAAAACCCACGGAGTCTCCCAGAGAACGCGACTTCCTGCTTGATAAGACCGAGTCGCAAAGACGCCTACCCCCGTCGCGGTGTCGACCCACTTTActtgaggggggagggaggtcgAGGAGCCGTCGGACAGACCTGGACTACCATGATGACGATTGACGAGAGGTGAGACATCTCCACCATCGGGAGAAGTGCCACCGATCATCATTTTATTTTGCCTTCTGGCTGGAATTTGCCCTTGATGCTTGGTGAGCGTGAGTGTATGTGGTGTTGTATGCCAGCTGTTGAGTCGACCGAGCAGCTGAGGCGACGTCTGACCCCTTCACTCTGTCTTCTCCCTAACTCGGCAATGcctcctcttttgcttccGTTGTTCTTCGGCTTGTCCGCTTCATCGACTCAACTGCAGACTTTCAGTAGAGTCAAGACAGGGGAGAGGACGAGCTcgtcacacacgcacccgtcAGTACCCgcaaacacaaacacacacaaaaaaacgCTCAACGtagtgtggtggtggtggtgggggggggcgcgcacatgcgcatgACCGCCACTGTGCGTCCGTGTGGCTGTTTGTATTTACTCTTCGgttctttcctctcgcctttgctgttgtggcaCACGATAGTCAAGACACACAGAGCGAG is drawn from Leishmania panamensis strain MHOM/PA/94/PSC-1 chromosome 24 sequence and contains these coding sequences:
- a CDS encoding glycine cleavage T-protein, putative (TriTrypDB/GeneDB-style sysID: LpmP.24.1710), with the protein product MKPLAPFVCRLPSRRILRVRGTDAHEFLQGIFTNDLHELHPNGSMYGCFLYFTGRVLCDAHLYQCKQLHERQASILVDVHESSVAELLDHLTEMKMRKKVHIDDVGKELVVLAALEETSAAPPTGADAQRSSNVGSSSDARVSSVTSSSSKTLEERHTECFADPRNNALFPQSPSPYCKPASDSEDAAATFVTGPPPTSSLPPATDSVATPLNWFLRRCVVPATWAPPLSSVDPYTTLLYSRGIGEGPGVFKNKSLPFEGNLDFLKGVSFHKGCYLGQELTHRTHVMLVTRKRTVPLHFGPASGGPPAVSTTTDDGAVATTRPVEIGEPLYSASKEKIGVVTGVCGQVGVGLLRLRYVDKATHTVPGLQLKNGTPVQTHLPDWWPLKEVRRLLKNNA
- a CDS encoding protein kinase, putative (TriTrypDB/GeneDB-style sysID: LpmP.24.1700), whose product is MGCSGSTQASRETGKDAPPKRYFDSTSRSSNQVVLDHTNSSKVNTNGVCTVDSKNPNRIRCSNDTEDRVHDRAIGVLHYPNPLSKVGASSDVDEGVVVSPLTEKSTRTRLTFPRHSLVSTDSHAEAGGLDEKEPTSTTASPSSLVVMQRRMSEGGRGRHLSPITIATIPPDSKQTQLLLTQAAVSPQGAATTIARVSISSPKRLRYAKPSSSGPSASTSGTAAPPSQERHQIQTPDISDGGFGIESDKEKNTPRDCGIQLSMTMVPGHSGVSHGTMVPLGSFCIGVRLGQRSASPKGISLSHKHSQSTVSLLSLADTPNNPHALSSGSDFGRDILGGSPVFTGLTTGEAGSSRPQNDYAMGRAIHAERLDQQRCNNGLAVFCNQPRECALCRNATVSFACEVCDDFFLCEDCRFDLKAVRAVHNPAHAMLSIQDNHCSSSRTFGGDSIFSLSGDGGVSCLFYHPCTKCKRSIDDAEPVYRCDQCDYILCQECFIQQQEPEDAVERASSLSAAMAATGEEHGSCKPLPFESAALVLVSGPALPHEHELKRFQRKSRSNSAHEGALVTKTRNSGGNKVINDYVVVRQLGHGSYAKVKLVQHIHTRELFALKILRRQKKAAQSGINLGRSRFKAAMAGMNEDDLLREIAVMKFIDHPNVTKLKEVIEDVDSQKVYIIMEYCEKGPIHAPGAPALPLEQVRQYGADILRGLLHLHSEFLYHRDIKPANCLVDRDGVVKIADFGTCNSQIRTKLAEGTPAFSCPEQVRGEEVSGEVVDSWAFALTVCEMACGTLPVSTTSFVQHRSLLMGKGPVAVPETGDERLHNLLTQMLEKDLSKRLLLPAAARHPFFAASGENAVVQQQQHQNQQQLSSLAELYDKALDSVHRGKHLKDCFYGVRALRRVRRKEVETVRHTGIDEQTSGGGGGGGSGAVQGEPYDVKSGDTYGASDGSGSDGEDEECAGRHLVGCRAGHEEAAAVVEEFVEHQLFSQDPKLELTYVTLTAPATLEKLNRLHQVTGELQLSHNALVCLAPLRLSTFSLLTEIIVTFNRLETFPNEVLVAPRLVRLDLSHNRIDAIPGSLVTRAPFLERMSLHHNAITSVGTTIVNVAESTPVKLRTPTRATTMPPGSTIVAVPGSAVVSSPVCSTSLCGRRGSSHREVVSVLAAPCLRHVRLSGNPLERLPEALETTHRLQLVLDAIPTLMEEWDAHMQTEKRAATSTAEIAKGTKSRLPAVIVWDDSFPVRIPNVEPAVWLAANNMAIYRVQTLRVCKTRRVVLCQCADPRFPNGLFRSEELEVYFTALAKALQERREQRQQLATEAPFSFSPPAELIPSEALPPIVGKAACRYVESYFFVTDDENEEEGGYHSLVSYLYDSLSANIPVLVVVVSSSTSSAVRTNIVAAISTCLTRLRGGDPDQLDAEQAELIVGTMRSLYA
- a CDS encoding hypothetical protein (TriTrypDB/GeneDB-style sysID: LpmP.24.1720), whose protein sequence is MMIGGTSPDGGDVSPLVNRHHGSPGLSDGSSTSLPPQVKWVDTATGVGVFATRSYQAGSRVLWETPWVFAQSYKTWNTCPAGTQSHADESVSAENTSKTVGEEAGDIYSAVQRELPAIHSSSWRQPGHWAPSVSTGDVEQGSRNKRVPETGTSTEEKLQCLRCCFGCGTPLLAFLREECDRLDGVLQELDGSSDVRLGSTSPGNTNNDMTPLTQTPDPSMWKLICDANVQHLAQAPGEAPTDVSLPAPPVKKTSESAAAAASPRSYLTEVDVAGRRHCVYFCTPACEKHSLTEEGKRFVLTSLQHGHPPVSDAALDRAEDWMASAAATASPSPLSAHAPWVLMLRYPTADDIVHFAQHPPSVALRLSAWPTRLDALSSLHSIARRCNERVWLLTLLLAKHLRFTLASTSVSSTSLPQPQSFVAWLGDTVAPAFRTRLEDMLRCYAEGAMQLLSTEQRSLLRFSWHLLTWWWLLSCAEEYTTMAITATGARGTDSTGLSLLYPLYPALERRSPPSPGTTSEKQVLEWVTDALAVAQCTAFPLQLYLQLYWLTNANVHMYVIASPLYTLWCRWLQSKAERSDAAGTDALKVASREDGTTAQVANSVVLLERLYTLFHGVNAGRAEAAVGAKGARGPGGGISLHAAGVALYNVATKLNHSCAPNVRFQPTMGPVAASVVALRAIEAGEQLFTSYICVEDFGEQACAAAARRRRRYLKDYYGFECRCPVCELADTVRERDET